A window of Spirochaetota bacterium contains these coding sequences:
- a CDS encoding response regulator, with protein MSRILIVEDEQHQRELYAMELQDDGYEVEQAANGKEAVEKVKNNKYDLVVLDIRMPEMDGIEALGKILSRDKKIPIIIYTAYSNYKSNFMTWTADAYITKSSNLDELKNKIKEILSSRSR; from the coding sequence ATGAGCAGGATACTGATCGTCGAGGATGAACAGCATCAGCGGGAGCTCTATGCCATGGAGCTCCAGGACGACGGGTACGAGGTGGAACAGGCGGCGAACGGAAAGGAAGCCGTCGAGAAGGTTAAAAACAACAAATACGACCTCGTCGTCCTCGACATCAGGATGCCCGAAATGGATGGCATCGAAGCGCTCGGGAAAATACTCTCCCGCGACAAGAAGATTCCGATCATCATCTACACGGCCTATTCGAATTATAAAAGCAATTTCATGACCTGGACCGCCGACGCCTATATTACGAAGTCATCCAATCTGGACGAGCTCAAGAATAAGATTAAGGAGATCCTCTCCAGCAGATCCAGATAA
- the glgC gene encoding glucose-1-phosphate adenylyltransferase → MDVDFLKKTLVFLLSGGQGERLHPLTKDRSKPAVPFGGIYRIIDFSLSNCLNSDLKKIIVLTQYKSLSLDRHIKNAWNLFIRDMGYFIDVVPPQQRIDNNWYRGTADAIFQNIYIIEQEKPDYVLILSGDHVYKMDYRKMLKYHIENDADMTIAAVETPLGEADRFGVLEVDQSNRLIGFQEKPRDPRPIPGKGESAFVSMGIYIFKTEKLVRYLSEDHKREGENDFGKNIIPRIYPYERVYAYDYVGYEGERAYWRDIGTVKSFFEANMDLIAVSPVLNLYDHGWSIRTYMEQSPPAKMVFEEGERTGLAINSIVSNGAILSGARVYRSVVSPGVKVNSYSEIQDCILMHGVNVGRHCKIRNAIIDKYVNVPEGETVGYDLEKDRTRFTVTSEGIVVVPKRYVF, encoded by the coding sequence ATGGACGTCGATTTCCTGAAAAAAACGCTGGTGTTCCTGCTCTCGGGGGGACAGGGCGAGAGACTGCATCCGCTTACCAAGGACCGTTCCAAGCCCGCGGTCCCGTTCGGGGGAATCTACCGGATTATCGATTTTTCCCTGTCGAATTGCCTCAATTCCGACCTGAAAAAAATCATTGTCCTTACCCAGTACAAGTCCCTATCGCTTGACCGGCATATCAAGAACGCCTGGAACCTGTTCATACGCGACATGGGATACTTCATCGACGTGGTTCCCCCCCAGCAGCGCATCGACAACAACTGGTACCGCGGAACCGCGGATGCGATCTTTCAGAACATCTACATAATCGAGCAGGAAAAGCCCGACTATGTGCTGATACTCTCCGGTGATCACGTATACAAGATGGATTACCGGAAGATGTTGAAGTACCATATCGAAAACGACGCCGACATGACGATCGCCGCGGTCGAGACGCCCCTGGGCGAGGCCGACCGGTTCGGGGTGCTGGAGGTTGACCAATCGAACAGGCTTATCGGTTTCCAGGAGAAACCTCGCGACCCCAGGCCGATCCCCGGGAAGGGCGAAAGCGCGTTCGTTTCCATGGGGATATATATTTTCAAGACCGAGAAACTTGTGCGCTATCTTTCGGAAGATCACAAGCGTGAAGGCGAAAACGATTTCGGGAAAAATATCATACCCAGGATATACCCGTACGAACGCGTCTACGCCTACGATTACGTGGGTTACGAGGGGGAGCGCGCCTACTGGCGGGACATCGGGACCGTTAAGTCTTTTTTCGAGGCGAACATGGACCTGATCGCGGTTTCGCCGGTATTGAATCTTTATGACCACGGCTGGTCGATCAGGACCTACATGGAGCAGTCCCCGCCGGCAAAAATGGTATTCGAAGAAGGCGAACGAACGGGGCTTGCGATCAACTCAATAGTTTCGAACGGCGCCATCCTGAGCGGCGCACGGGTGTATCGATCCGTAGTGTCTCCCGGGGTTAAAGTAAACAGCTATTCCGAGATTCAGGACTGCATTCTCATGCACGGGGTCAATGTCGGGCGTCACTGCAAGATCAGGAACGCGATCATCGACAAATACGTAAACGTCCCGGAAGGGGAGACCGTGGGGTATGACCTTGAAAAAGACCGTACGCGGTTCACCGTGACCTCAGAGGGGATCGTCGTGGTACCCAAGCGCTACGTGTTTTAA
- the alaS gene encoding alanine--tRNA ligase, producing MKVNELRESFLDFFKERGHRIVPSSALIPRDDPTLLFTTAGMVQFKPMFAGTVTLDYTRAATVQKCLRTSDLENVGKTARHCTFFEMLGNFSFGDYFKKEAIEYAWDYSTRVIGFPKDAIWVSVYEKDDEAVELWNKHIGVPGEKIVRLGKKDNFWGPAGDSGACGPCSELYLDRGPSYGCGDAECKPGCECDRFLEFWNLVFNQFYQDTNGALSPLPQTGIDTGMGLERLATLIQNVETIFSTDELMQLVNFVCRESGVSYEGKNISPVNVLVEHARALTFAMSDGAYPSNDGRGYVLRRILRRALRFGRQLGISDPFIHRMVKPVVDIYGVQYPELLKSLDNVSRVLQGEEVRFLETLENGMDRLEEGMKSLQGRGEKTLPGKDAFILYDTFGFPLEMTNEIAGENGLAVDIPGFDAEMDKQRQRGKQSWKAGDLGIERLFESASKEAGDTAFRGYEQNSVRAKISVMGSEAKLVKSLLAGEKGFIVLPETPFYGESGGQVGDQGLISSEKGAVFRVDDTRKLNKTMIHVGELVEGALSAGDEVTAEIDIVRRNLIRANHTATHLLQASLRRVLGDHVHQTGSLVEPERLRFDFTHFKALAEDELMQIEDLVNDVIWRAIPVNTQVRDLDEAVKLGAMAVFDEKYEDKVRVVSVPGFSMELCGGTHMDNTGKIGAFKIMREASPGAGMRRIEAITLKGVLERMKANGAIVSSIMGALNATESEVLRRVSDLQERVRGLEKELEKTRTKNITADMDGIIARAIEVSGTKIIAHQVAGAGVEELRALADAIRVKCRDSVVCLGSESNGKPMLLCAATPPAVGKGVDSGAIIKKASPHIGGGGGGRKDMAQAGGKDAKGIARALEEALKTAQSMLGGQ from the coding sequence ATGAAGGTCAATGAACTGAGGGAGTCGTTCCTGGATTTTTTCAAAGAGCGCGGGCACAGGATTGTTCCCTCGAGCGCGCTCATCCCGCGCGACGATCCCACGCTCCTGTTCACGACGGCGGGTATGGTCCAGTTCAAGCCCATGTTCGCGGGTACGGTAACGCTCGACTATACCAGGGCGGCCACGGTGCAGAAATGTCTCCGCACGAGCGACCTCGAAAATGTCGGCAAGACCGCCCGGCATTGCACCTTCTTCGAAATGCTCGGGAATTTTTCATTCGGCGATTATTTTAAAAAAGAGGCCATCGAGTACGCCTGGGATTATTCTACGCGGGTGATCGGCTTTCCAAAAGACGCCATATGGGTGTCCGTGTACGAAAAGGACGACGAGGCGGTCGAACTGTGGAATAAGCATATCGGCGTCCCGGGGGAAAAGATCGTACGCCTGGGTAAAAAGGACAATTTCTGGGGACCGGCGGGCGATTCGGGCGCATGCGGCCCGTGTTCCGAGCTTTATCTGGACCGCGGTCCCTCCTACGGCTGCGGGGATGCTGAATGCAAACCCGGATGCGAGTGCGACCGGTTCCTTGAATTCTGGAACCTCGTGTTCAACCAGTTCTACCAGGATACCAACGGGGCGCTTTCGCCGCTGCCGCAGACGGGTATCGATACCGGGATGGGCCTGGAGCGCCTCGCGACCCTCATCCAGAACGTGGAGACCATCTTCAGCACCGATGAGCTCATGCAGCTCGTGAATTTCGTCTGCCGGGAGAGCGGCGTAAGCTACGAAGGGAAAAACATCTCCCCGGTGAACGTCCTGGTGGAACACGCGAGGGCGCTCACCTTTGCGATGTCCGACGGCGCGTACCCGTCGAACGACGGACGGGGGTACGTCCTTCGACGCATTCTTCGCAGGGCCCTGCGCTTCGGCCGGCAGCTGGGTATATCGGACCCCTTCATTCACAGGATGGTGAAACCGGTGGTCGACATCTACGGGGTACAGTATCCCGAGCTTTTGAAAAGCCTCGACAACGTAAGCCGCGTGCTCCAGGGAGAGGAGGTGCGCTTCCTGGAAACCCTTGAAAACGGGATGGACCGGCTCGAAGAAGGAATGAAGTCGCTGCAGGGACGCGGAGAAAAAACGCTCCCGGGCAAAGATGCGTTCATTCTATACGATACCTTCGGCTTCCCCCTCGAGATGACGAACGAAATCGCGGGCGAAAACGGGCTCGCGGTCGATATCCCGGGCTTCGATGCGGAGATGGATAAGCAGCGGCAGCGGGGAAAGCAGAGCTGGAAGGCCGGGGATTTGGGAATCGAACGACTGTTCGAATCCGCTTCGAAAGAAGCAGGGGATACGGCATTCCGCGGGTACGAGCAAAACTCGGTGCGGGCGAAGATATCGGTGATGGGTTCGGAAGCGAAGTTGGTAAAAAGCCTCCTCGCCGGGGAAAAAGGCTTCATCGTGCTGCCCGAGACGCCCTTTTACGGGGAATCGGGCGGCCAGGTGGGCGACCAGGGACTCATCAGCTCGGAAAAAGGCGCCGTCTTCCGCGTCGATGACACCAGAAAGCTCAACAAGACAATGATACACGTAGGCGAGCTCGTGGAGGGCGCGCTGTCCGCGGGCGACGAGGTCACCGCCGAAATCGATATCGTGCGCAGGAACCTGATACGGGCGAATCATACCGCCACTCATTTGTTACAGGCTTCACTGCGCAGGGTATTGGGCGATCACGTGCACCAGACGGGTTCGCTCGTGGAGCCGGAAAGGCTGCGGTTCGATTTTACCCATTTCAAGGCCCTCGCCGAGGATGAACTTATGCAGATCGAAGACCTCGTGAACGACGTAATCTGGCGCGCGATTCCCGTGAACACCCAGGTCCGTGATCTCGATGAAGCGGTCAAGCTGGGCGCCATGGCCGTGTTCGACGAGAAGTACGAGGACAAGGTGCGGGTGGTGAGCGTGCCCGGTTTCAGCATGGAGCTGTGCGGCGGAACACACATGGACAACACCGGGAAGATCGGTGCATTCAAGATCATGCGGGAAGCGTCGCCGGGGGCGGGGATGCGCCGGATCGAGGCGATCACCCTCAAGGGCGTGCTCGAACGGATGAAGGCGAACGGCGCCATCGTATCCTCCATCATGGGCGCTCTCAACGCCACGGAAAGCGAAGTTCTGAGGAGGGTGAGCGATCTGCAGGAACGCGTGCGCGGGCTGGAAAAGGAGCTGGAAAAGACCAGGACGAAAAACATCACCGCGGACATGGACGGGATAATTGCCCGCGCGATCGAGGTGTCCGGGACCAAAATCATCGCCCACCAGGTAGCCGGCGCCGGTGTCGAAGAGCTGCGCGCGCTCGCGGACGCGATTCGCGTGAAATGCCGCGATTCCGTCGTCTGCCTGGGCAGCGAATCCAACGGGAAGCCCATGCTTCTCTGCGCCGCGACCCCACCCGCGGTGGGGAAGGGCGTAGACAGCGGCGCGATCATCAAAAAAGCGTCGCCCCACATAGGCGGGGGCGGCGGCGGCCGGAAGGACATGGCCCAGGCGGGGGGCAAGGACGCGAAGGGTATCGCACGGGCGCTCGAAGAAGCGCTGAAAACCGCGCAATCGATGCTCGGCGGACAATAG
- a CDS encoding DUF1926 domain-containing protein, whose amino-acid sequence MKCHFIFCLHDHQPVGNFDHVLEWGYKDCYHKTLQVLEKYPGFRFAVHHSGPLLEWIESHNPDYIETLKRMVARGQVEIIGGGFYEPIFSIISERDIRGQIGLMQEYCASRFNVRPKGFWTAERVWDPEIPRLVSGFGLDYTILDDNHFRYAGIEEEDLYGYFLTERLDHSLRVFPIDKYLRYSIPFHMPHETIAYFREKTERLGECAFVYGDDGEKFGMWPGTFDWVFGQNWLVNFIEAVLKEDWITMTLPSEYIAARPPRGRVYLTQGSYFELSEWALPSRVAAKMVRIHKEIKDSGREPDFYPFLKGGIWNNFLIKYPESNALNKRTLLLSQEIADLEKDGNTVDEAKRELYMSECNCAYWHGLFGGIYLTNLRHALYVHLLGAEALLARYRGPGKSLIEKDFWNEGDAQLLFRMPDFSAIVVPRRGGCMSEFGVYGEKFNIFDTIPRRYEAYHEDLKNLNEDEPGKNGEAVKSIHDTVTVKEKGLKRYLVYDNSRRYSFKDLLFGSMPDAENLMLRQSPVHDMGNERYEEDRPRGEAGADISLRARAHCFSKSPEIRKSYFFNDHEPEVRVRYAITGGEGLVFGVELNINLLGGHDEDRYYELPGVPREDSYLDAIGFNDACREFRMVDRYSKLVVTLTSTGDPALARYPIFTVSQSDRGFEKNYQGSSLVFLHALRGQTDTFELKVRIE is encoded by the coding sequence ATGAAGTGCCATTTTATATTCTGCCTGCACGATCACCAGCCGGTGGGCAATTTCGATCATGTGCTCGAGTGGGGATACAAGGACTGCTACCACAAGACCCTCCAGGTCCTCGAAAAATACCCGGGGTTCCGGTTCGCGGTGCATCATTCCGGACCGCTCCTGGAATGGATAGAATCGCATAATCCGGACTATATCGAGACCCTTAAACGGATGGTCGCACGAGGCCAGGTGGAAATAATCGGCGGCGGGTTTTACGAGCCGATATTTTCGATCATAAGCGAGCGCGACATCAGGGGTCAGATAGGCTTGATGCAGGAGTATTGCGCGTCCCGTTTCAACGTCAGGCCCAAAGGCTTCTGGACCGCAGAGCGCGTATGGGACCCGGAGATCCCGCGGCTCGTGTCCGGGTTCGGCCTCGATTACACGATTCTCGACGACAACCATTTCCGATACGCGGGCATCGAGGAAGAGGATCTATACGGGTACTTCCTGACCGAGCGGCTCGACCACTCCCTGCGGGTATTCCCCATCGACAAGTACCTGCGCTATTCGATCCCGTTCCACATGCCGCACGAGACGATCGCCTACTTCCGCGAAAAGACGGAGCGGCTGGGCGAATGCGCGTTCGTGTACGGCGACGACGGGGAAAAGTTCGGGATGTGGCCCGGGACGTTCGACTGGGTGTTTGGACAGAACTGGCTGGTAAATTTCATAGAAGCCGTGCTGAAAGAAGACTGGATCACGATGACCCTGCCTTCCGAATACATCGCCGCCCGGCCGCCCCGGGGCCGCGTGTACCTCACCCAGGGCAGTTACTTCGAACTTTCCGAATGGGCGCTGCCCTCGAGGGTCGCGGCGAAAATGGTGCGGATACACAAGGAAATCAAGGATTCCGGCAGGGAGCCCGATTTTTATCCCTTCCTGAAAGGGGGCATCTGGAACAATTTTCTCATCAAGTACCCCGAATCGAACGCGCTCAACAAGCGTACACTTCTGCTGAGCCAGGAGATCGCCGATCTTGAAAAGGACGGGAACACCGTGGACGAGGCAAAGCGCGAGCTCTACATGAGCGAATGCAACTGCGCCTACTGGCACGGCCTGTTCGGGGGAATATACCTCACCAACCTGCGTCACGCGCTCTACGTCCATCTTCTAGGCGCCGAGGCGCTCCTGGCCCGGTACCGGGGTCCGGGGAAAAGCCTGATCGAAAAGGATTTCTGGAACGAGGGGGATGCGCAGCTCCTCTTTCGTATGCCCGATTTTTCCGCGATTGTCGTTCCCCGGCGGGGCGGCTGCATGTCCGAGTTCGGCGTTTACGGAGAAAAATTCAATATTTTCGACACGATCCCGCGGCGCTACGAGGCCTACCATGAGGATTTGAAAAACCTTAATGAGGATGAGCCCGGTAAAAACGGCGAAGCGGTCAAATCGATACATGACACGGTGACGGTTAAAGAAAAAGGCCTCAAGCGCTACCTTGTGTACGATAATTCGCGGCGTTATTCATTCAAGGACCTGCTGTTCGGATCGATGCCGGACGCGGAAAACCTTATGCTGCGCCAATCCCCGGTCCATGACATGGGAAACGAACGTTACGAGGAAGACAGACCCAGGGGCGAAGCCGGGGCGGACATTTCATTGCGGGCCCGGGCGCATTGTTTTTCAAAATCGCCTGAAATCCGGAAAAGTTACTTTTTCAATGATCATGAGCCCGAGGTAAGGGTCCGATACGCGATCACCGGGGGAGAGGGGCTGGTCTTCGGGGTAGAGCTGAATATCAACCTGCTTGGCGGACATGACGAGGACCGGTATTACGAATTGCCCGGCGTTCCCAGGGAAGACTCGTACCTTGACGCCATAGGATTCAACGATGCCTGTCGCGAATTTCGCATGGTGGATCGATACTCCAAATTAGTCGTAACGCTGACCTCCACCGGGGACCCTGCACTGGCGAGGTATCCCATATTCACGGTGTCACAATCCGATCGAGGGTTCGAGAAGAACTACCAGGGGAGCTCGCTTGTTTTTCTGCATGCGTTACGCGGCCAGACCGATACGTTCGAGCTTAAGGTTCGTATCGAGTAA
- the queD gene encoding 6-carboxytetrahydropterin synthase QueD, with product MYILTVEDSFASAHQLNGYKGKCENLHGHNWRVVVSVRGRTLNKTGLLIDFHDLKALLKPIIAELDHKNLNELPFFRDKNPSSENIAAHIALLLGDKLSGFGAMAELESVVVWESDTSRCTYIPER from the coding sequence ATGTATATTCTCACTGTTGAAGACAGTTTTGCCTCGGCCCACCAGCTGAACGGATATAAGGGCAAATGTGAAAACCTGCACGGACACAACTGGCGCGTCGTAGTGAGCGTTCGGGGACGTACGCTCAATAAAACGGGTCTTCTCATCGATTTTCACGACCTCAAGGCGTTGCTAAAACCGATTATCGCCGAGCTCGATCATAAAAATCTGAACGAATTGCCTTTTTTCAGGGATAAGAATCCCAGTTCTGAAAATATTGCCGCTCACATAGCCCTTCTCCTGGGGGACAAGCTTTCAGGGTTTGGAGCCATGGCAGAGCTTGAATCCGTGGTTGTCTGGGAATCCGACACCTCGCGCTGCACCTATATTCCTGAGCGGTAA
- a CDS encoding DegT/DnrJ/EryC1/StrS aminotransferase family protein: MSIVSCKPTITRKELESVLDCLISEKLESGDIIKSFESQVSELTGLKYALATNSLTSAYHLAFIALDLKPGDEVLLPSYFDPAPLNALRLMGALPVLVDIDENALIPSVGQVREKITTATKALVLGHTFGFMVPMAEYRELGVPLIEDISHVIGAEYEEKSAGQDGLITIASFAPSMMITTGNGGVVLTNNSRHFSSMRDSRSSSGPIPSFDYTMTDFQGAMGVSQLSRLQDFIRRRRDIARVYHEVLKNTPHRTIYAFSDGFVYQSFPILFDASAEKTEKFWKKSGIEVIHPCAVPLHQHLGLRGMDYPNSDRMSKKLYALPVYPTLSKKEIEKIAKTLAKFI, encoded by the coding sequence ATGAGCATAGTTTCATGCAAGCCCACGATCACCCGAAAGGAGCTCGAGAGCGTTCTCGACTGCCTTATCAGCGAAAAACTCGAATCCGGCGACATTATCAAGAGTTTCGAGTCGCAGGTATCCGAACTCACCGGGCTCAAGTACGCTCTCGCGACCAATTCGCTCACCTCGGCATATCACCTCGCATTTATTGCACTCGATCTTAAGCCGGGTGACGAGGTCTTGCTGCCGTCCTACTTCGACCCCGCACCGCTCAACGCCCTGCGTCTCATGGGGGCCCTGCCCGTGCTGGTGGATATCGACGAGAATGCCCTGATTCCGTCTGTCGGGCAGGTCAGGGAAAAAATTACCACGGCGACGAAGGCCCTGGTTCTGGGCCATACCTTTGGCTTCATGGTACCCATGGCGGAATACCGGGAACTGGGCGTACCCCTAATAGAGGATATTTCGCATGTAATCGGGGCGGAATACGAGGAGAAGTCCGCGGGCCAGGACGGTTTGATCACCATCGCCTCGTTCGCACCCTCCATGATGATTACCACTGGCAACGGCGGGGTCGTGCTCACCAACAACTCAAGGCATTTTTCCTCGATGCGCGACTCAAGGTCATCTTCCGGACCGATCCCTTCTTTCGATTACACCATGACCGATTTCCAGGGCGCGATGGGCGTTTCCCAGTTATCCCGGCTCCAGGACTTTATCAGGCGCAGGAGGGATATCGCGAGGGTTTACCATGAGGTCTTGAAAAATACGCCGCACCGCACGATTTACGCATTCAGCGACGGTTTCGTATACCAATCCTTTCCGATCCTGTTTGACGCCAGCGCCGAAAAGACGGAAAAATTCTGGAAGAAAAGCGGCATCGAGGTGATTCATCCCTGTGCGGTCCCGTTGCATCAGCATCTGGGCTTGAGAGGAATGGATTACCCGAATAGCGACAGGATGTCTAAAAAACTCTATGCCCTTCCCGTCTATCCGACCTTATCCAAGAAGGAAATCGAGAAAATTGCGAAGACCCTCGCTAAGTTTATCTAA